CGTTTACAAGGAGGTTAGCTTCTTTACTCTCACAACTAACCTTTTTCTGGAATAAACTTACTAATATGCTATCTTTTGACGATCAGGTTCTTGCTAGTATTCACCAGACTGTCATTCCCCATCTGTCTAATCCTGCAATGTTATGGTTGGGCTTATATACCAAAGCTTTTGCTGTTCTGTATATTGTTTCCTTTTGATAATcgcttatatatatgtttcataaTACAGCGACTTCCTAACAAAATCATATGATATCGGAGGAGTTGTCAGTGTGATGGCTCTAAGCAGCCTCTTCATCCTCATGACCGAGCATGGTCTAGAATATCCCAACTTTTACGAAAAGCTCTACGCGTTGCTGGTTCCTTCGGTCTTTGTGGCCAAGCACCGAGCAAGATTTCTTCAGGTATTGCTGGATTTGAGTTTACTGATTTATAATCCGTTATCCTTCTCTCTAATATCTGAAACGCTTTCTGCAGCTTCTTGACGCTTGCCTTAGGTCATCACTGCTTCCAGCATATCTGGCAGCTTCATTCGCAAAGAAACTTAGCAGATTGTCACTCTCTGTTCCTCCCTCGGGATCGCTTGTCATAACGGCTTTGATCTACAACCTGTTGCGTAGACATCCTACAATCAACCATCTCGTTCATCAGGTATGAAagtattgcaaaaaaaaaagaaagcatgTTACAAGATGGGAAAGTGACTTACTTCTAATATGATTGTCCCTCACGACTAAACAAAAGAACTTATAGAAAGCATGGATTTACAAATGTGGTCGCTCTTGTTGCAGGAACCCGTTGACAACGCCAGTGAAGCCAATTCAGAGGCTGAGGAAGACAATGAGAGCAGCAGACCAAAGACTAACAAAAAGCTTGGTATGGACTATTTCAACAACCAGGAAACTGATCTCAAGAAAACTGGTGCCATGAGTAAGTATTTGACACTCCCtgttttttatatgtatttttcacCCCTATGTAGAATTTGTAATGGTGGCACTCTAGCATAACGAGATATATTAGCTTTGATTAAAATGCTATGTTCTCTAGATTCACCTCACAAAATGAAAGTTCTGATTGCGAGGTTGTGTTTTGCTTCCTGTGAGGCCATTTCCTTAGAGAAGTGACggttttttttcattatttgttAACAGGAAGTTCCCTTTGGGAGATTGACACATTGCGCCACCATTACTGCCCACCTGTTTCAAGGTATATATTTTACTCAATAAACGATAccatacacacaaaaaaaaaagttaaaagtttGATGatatctctcttttcttttcctgtTTAGGTTTGTTTCATCGCTGGAAACTGATCTGACAATCAGAGCGAAAACCACTGAAATGAAAATAGAAGATTTCAGCTCTGGTTCATATGCCACCATCTTCGGGGATGAGGTAATTAGAGCCATCACTTAAAGACTTTTGGTCTCCATGTATAGACAAACTAACTGTGGGGAGATGTTTATAAAAATTGGCAGATTCGAAGAAGGGTGAAACAAGTTCCATTAGCCTTCTACAAAGCAGTTCCAACATCTCTGTTTGAGGATTCTGATTTTCCAGGGTGGACATTTACCATTCCTCAAGAGGAGGGCAAATGCTGATATCAGAAGAGTAGCCCCAGCTCATGAAGTAAAAACACTGCCGGTATTGGAAGTTTTGTGATACACAAGTTTTGTTGTTCCGatatagtttttggttttttgataCTGAGTGTGTCGTTAGGCGTTGCATCCACACTATAGCACCACACATTCGCgttgaaattatttatttttcaccaaaaaaacagagaaaaattcTGTTTGCTCCTTAATAAGGTTGACGCTGTGAAACCTGGATGGTCGATGCTAAAcctataataagaaaaataaaaatatttgtaaattaaattataaacctataataagattatacatttactaATCATTCAATGCATAAACTCAACTCCAAAACTACTCGGAAGTTGTAAGACAAAAGTGGTATCTTTTCTAGTTCGGTCTAGAGGTTTGTGGTTAAACATTGTTTCCCTGGTCAGGTGTGAATGGAAAATGTCGATATTTAGTTCTGAGCTTCACTCCAATGatcatgatttttattactCTTGAGTTAGTTGAATTGAATTTCAACAAGTTTTGTTGCTGTTGGTCATTAACCATAAACAGAATTAAGTTCTCATGGGAGGGCACAAAACATATGTTATCCAAGAAGCATTAATCATGTATGCATGATCCTTGTCCCCCCCTTCCCAAAGTCGCACTCTAATGGTTAAGTAGCTGTTAAGAAAAGAAAGCTTAAAAGATTCagaaaaacaaacaagaagAAATACTGTAGAGGATCATTTAAGAGCTTTCTCAGTGTCTTTAACCATTCATCATTGTGTCTCCTGGTGATCATGTCTTGGTCCTCTTGGAGCTTGGTTTCTTCAAATATTGGACAGAGTAGGTTGCCAACAGAGAATCATCTAAAGTCGGCATAAAAGTGGACAAGTTTTCCGGTCCGGTTCAGTTCGGTTCAGAGAGATTCAAATGGTTAAGCCGTTAATTTCAATGTCAGATACTGTATCTGAATCTGATCTCACACTCCACTTTAAAATAAtcagctaaaaaaaaaaaaacagaacacatAAGGTTAGGTGGCCACGTTTGTTCATCTCTTATATCTCAGCTTACGTTTGATCTCACCGACCTACCTGTGTTTCATCAATGGCGACTCTCTGCTTCCAATCTCCCTCCAAACCCATCTCCTACTTCCACCCCAAATCCAAACCCTCTCCGCCCCTTTCCACCAAAGTCTCCCTCTTTCGATGCAGAGCCTCCGTACAAACCATCGTCGCTGTCGAACCGGAGCCCGTCTTCACCTCCGTCAAGACTTTCGCCCCCGCCACCGTCGCTAACTTAGGACCCGGCTTCGACTTCCTAGGCTGCGCCGTCGACGGCCTCGGCGACCACGTGACTCTCCGCGTCGACCCCTCCGTCCGCGCCGGCGAGGTTTTGATCTCCGAGATCACCGGAACCACGACCAAGCTCAGCACGAACCCTCTCCGGAACTGCGCCGGCATCGCCGCCATCGCGACGATGAAGATGCTGGGGATCAGATCGGTCGGGCTGTCGCTGGATTTGCACAAGGGCCTCCCTTTAGGCAGCGGTTTGGGCTCGAGCGCCGCGAGCGCCGCGGCGGCGGCGGTGGCGGTTAACGAGATCTTCGGCCGGAAGCTAGGGAAGGGAGAGTTGGTTCTAGCCGGGTTGGAGTCGGAAGCGAAAGTCTCCGGTTATCACGCCGACAACATCGCGCCGGCGATCATGGGCGGTTTCGTCCTGATTAGGAGCTACGAGCCGCTTGATCTGAAGCCGTTGAGGTTCCCGGAGGATAAAGAGCTTTTCTTTGTCCTGGTGAGCCCCGAGTTCGAGGCTCCGACCAAGAAGATGAGAGCCGCGTTGCCTACCGAGATTCCCATGGTTCACCACGTCTGGAACAGTAGCCAGGCGGCGGCTTTGGTCGCGGCGGTGCTGGAAGGGGACGCGGCGATGCTCGGGAAGGCTTTGTCGTCGGATAAAGTCGTGGAGCCGACGAGGGCTCCGTTGATTCCCGGGATGGAGGCTGTGAAGAAGGCGGCTTTGGAAGCGGGGGCGTTTGGATGTACGATCAGTGGGGCTGGACCGACGGCTGTGGCCGTGGTTGATGCGGCGGAGAAAGGGGAGGAGATCGGTGAGAGGATGGTGGAGGCGTTTATGAGAGGTGGGAACTTGAAAGCTGTTGCTtgtgtgaagaagcttgataagattgGTGCTAGGCTTGTCAGTAGCATCTCCAGGTGATTTGAGActaatgtttttgaaaaatttcatGGGATTTGGAATAGTTCTTCTTCCTATGTAAGTTACAGATGATAATAAAGATGCCAACTTTAGACTTTGTATCCCACAAAGATTCATGGGACAATGTTCTCTGACATTGTGGGCTTGATGGGAGTTTTGATTGGATGTTCAGTGGTGTAGGGGTATGTGATTTCAAATAATACTGTTGTAGCTCTCATGTGTTTCGACTGAATTGATGTATGAGAATAGTTAAGACCTGTTTGCAAAGCATACCGAGCTTGCC
This genomic stretch from Brassica napus cultivar Da-Ae chromosome C9, Da-Ae, whole genome shotgun sequence harbors:
- the LOC106400805 gene encoding homoserine kinase-like; the protein is MATLCFQSPSKPISYFHPKSKPSPPLSTKVSLFRCRASVQTIVAVEPEPVFTSVKTFAPATVANLGPGFDFLGCAVDGLGDHVTLRVDPSVRAGEVLISEITGTTTKLSTNPLRNCAGIAAIATMKMLGIRSVGLSLDLHKGLPLGSGLGSSAASAAAAAVAVNEIFGRKLGKGELVLAGLESEAKVSGYHADNIAPAIMGGFVLIRSYEPLDLKPLRFPEDKELFFVLVSPEFEAPTKKMRAALPTEIPMVHHVWNSSQAAALVAAVLEGDAAMLGKALSSDKVVEPTRAPLIPGMEAVKKAALEAGAFGCTISGAGPTAVAVVDAAEKGEEIGERMVEAFMRGGNLKAVACVKKLDKIGARLVSSISR